GCTCAAGAAGCAAGTGATGAAGATGGTAAAGTAGAAGTTATTATTGATAAACAAGATAGTAAAATCAATATAGTAGTGAGTGATAATGGTTGTGGGATGTCTGCAGTTTTCGTTAAAACTCGACTCTTTAAACCTTTCGATACCACTAAAGGAAATGCTGGTATGGGAATTGGTGTGTTTGAGGCAAAACAATTTTTTGAAAGTGTATCGGGTAGCTTAACAGTTCATAGTATAGAGGGACAGGGAACAAAAATGATGATTGTTTTGCCGTTATAAATAAAGCCACAATAAGCTATGGTTTACAATACAGGTATTACTTTTTTGTCAGATGCGCTACGGTAATTGCATCACATGACAATAAAGCACAAATATATGATTTTATTTGTAAAAAATAATTGGGAAAGGAACTAATGGAAAAAGTATTAATTGTTGATGATGATAAAGGAATTCAAAAGCAGCTAAAATGGAGCTTGTCTGATTATAGTCCTATTCTAGCTGGAGATAGAGAGTCTGCTATCGCTGCCGTGAGACGTCATGAGCCTAAAGTTGTTACTTTAGATTTAGGCTTACCGCCAGATGAAACTAATGCAAGCGAAGGATTGAAAGCATTAGAGGAAATACTCGCTATTGCTCCTCATACTAAAGTTATCGTGATTACAGGTAATGAAGACAGAGTTAATGCCTTAAAAGCAATTTCTGCCGGCGCTTATGATTTTTATCAAAAACCCATTGATGCTGATGTTATCAACGTCATAATTTCTCGTGCTTTAACGCTAGCTAATATTGAGAGTGAAAACCGTTCTATGCGGGCGGTCACCGATAGTAATATTGGTATCATCGGTAATAGTGAGGCGATTGATCGCTTATGTACTATGGTTAAACGTATAGCGCCAACCAATATTACCGCATTACTCTTAGGTGAAAGTGGTACTGGTAAAGAAGTTACGGCAAAAGCGGTACATTTGGCTAGTGATCGTGTCGATAAGCCCTTTATCGCCATTAACTGTGCTTCTATTCCTGAAACATTATTAGAAAGTGAATTGTTTGGTTTTGAGAAAGGAGCCTTTACTGGCGCGCATAAAACTACGAAAGGGAAAATAGAGTGTGCTGAAGGTGGTACTCTATTTCTAGATGAAATTGGTGATATGCCCTTTAATTTACAAGCTAAATTATTACGTTTTTTACAGGAAAAAATCATTGAACGATTGGGTGGCAGAGAAGAAATCCCCGTTAATGTTAGGGTGGTTTGTGCTACAAATCAAAACTTAGAAGAGATGGTTGCCAATAAAGAATTTAGAGAAGATTTATTTTATCGTGTTAGTGAAATAACGTTAAACATTCCACCATTACGCGATCGTGATGAAGATGTTTTGATTCTCGCTAAATATTTTCTTCAGCTTTATGCTACCGAGTATAAGAGTAATGCGAGGTCTTTTTCCGAAGATGCTATTGGTGCAATTAGTGCGCACAAATGGCCTGGAAATATTCGTGAATTACAAAATAAAGTTAAATCTGCGGTAGTCATGAGTACTGGTGTACAGGTAACTGCTTTCGATCTAGGTTTCTTCGACCACAGTGATACCAATTACGAACTTTCATTGAATTTACGTACCGTAAGAGAACAAGCAGAGTCCTTGGCTATTCAGAAGGCTTATGCGTTGTCTGAAGGAAATATGTCTAAAACATCAGAGCTATTAGGTGTCACCAGACCAACACTGTATTCATTAATTGAAAAGTATGAACTGAGCATTAATAGTTAAACTACTTAAAATTGCGGGTTTAGAAATATAACTTTGACCCGCAATCATTCTACTATTCAATAATAAACTGGCTATATGTGCGTAGTAGGTGCTAACTATTAATCTTTTTCTACTTGCTCTTGCGCATATTGACGATTCTTTTGTTTAAGTAATTTATCAACATAACGTGCCATCTTTATTTTTTGTTTAATATTAACTTCTAATATCTCTTCGACTTCCCTTAAAACTTCTTTTATATTTTCAACATTTTCACTAGAGTTAACGACGAATTGTTGAGTGGCGGGGGCGCTTTTGGGTTGAGTATTCTCAAGTGTTTTTGAGCTTAATGAACCAGTGAGCTCAACCGACATTTCTTCGGCAACTTCATTGATATTATCAACAGTGAAATGTGAGACCTCTTCTAAAAAGCCAAATAATAACAAACGATCAACAAAAATATTAATTTTACGCGGTACGCCTAATGTTTTTTGGTGAATTAACTCAAAAGAATCATCAGAAAATAAGGCTTCTTTCTTACAGCCTGCTTGCTGTAAACGGTGATTAATATAGCTTTTTACTTCCTCAACACTTAATGGTTTTAAATGCGCAGAAGCAATAATACGTTGCCTAAATTGCTCCATATTAGGTGCTTGAATAATATCTTTAAGTTCTTCCTGACCTAGTAAAAAGCTCTGAATAAGTGGTTTATCATCCAATTGAAAATTTGAAAGCATTCTCAATTCTTCAACGGTTTCAGATGGTAAGTTTTGGGCTTCATCAACTAGTAGTAAAGCTCGTTTTCCCTGTTTGTGAAGCTGAATTAAGAAAGCTTCTATACTTCGTAATATTTCAGCCTTACTACTATTGCTTTTTAGAGGGATTTTAAATTCAGCAGCAACCAATTCAAGTAGTTCGTCTGGTGATAATTTTGTTGTCACAAGTTGTGCAGCTACAATATTTTCATCACCTATAGATGACAGTAAATTTCGAGCAATTGTGGTTTTTCCTGTGCCTATAGGGCCCGTGATTACAATAAATCCTTCACCTTGGTCTAAACCATATTGTAAATAGGATAATGCGCGTTGGTGATGGCTAGTTGCAAAGAAAAAACGAGGGTCAGGGCTTAACTGAAATGGCTTTTCTTTAAAGCCATAGTAACTTTCATACATATTAAAATTCTTTGGTTACGTTGATTATTGCGCGTAGTTCATTGTAGGTATACTGCTCAATAGTTGAGTCTCGATTTACACGTTGAAGTGTAAAATGAGTCGATAATGATGACGCTAAATCTTTAGTATAAGTAGCGGATAATGTTCTGTAGTCATCTTCTTGTCTACTTCCTGCAGGATTATTTTTATCGTAAATATTGTTATCATATTTAGCTAATAGTGTTAGTTCACTTCTGCCACTAATTCTACGATTTATTGTGAATGATGCTGAGAGAGTATCATCTACAACTTCAGATTCAATACTCTCACGTCTAGAGCCTGAGGCACTAAAAGTAAAAGATGTTCTCGCAAGTTGTAATTTTGAATTCCAAGCAAAGCGTTTATTTAAAGAAAATTCGTTACTTTCAACAGGCTCTAAATAAAAAAAGTTTGTTAATTGAAATCCACTATCATTGGGTTGTTCTGTTTGAGCAAAACAGTTAGCAATATTTGCAATGGTAGAACCTGTTGGACACCAAAATGCGCCAAGATCTATTTGTTGAAAATTATTCCGGTCAAAAACCTCTAGGCTTTCATCGTAAGTAATCGTATTGGTTAAACGTTTAGTTCTATGTTGAAAGTTAAGGTTGTATGAGTCGCCAAAAAAACGTTGGCTGTAGCCTGCTGTTAATGACGTTCTTGCTGAAGGATCCCATTGAATTGATGCGGCGACATAATCATCACTAACTTCATCATCAGTAACATAGTTATAAGACAAATCTAACTGTAGGTGTTGTGAAATTAACCAGCGGAAACCAGGACCCCATGATGAGGTTGTTGGTTGGCTTTGATTACCTAAGTTACCTGAAAAATCTTCATCGTAAAAACGAATAAAAGGATTAAAATTTACAGGTGTTATTAGCCCTAATTTTGCATCAACACTATACTGTTTACCGTTTCTAGTTAGTCCTAATGAGTTCTGCTCTCTTTTTGAGTAGCTACTATTTAGCTGCCAAAAAGCAAGGCGTGCATTATTGTTATTATTGGTATTTAAATAAACAGATGTACCATCATATTCACCAATGTTATCTTCAAATCTACTTGTCGAGTATGTGAGTGCTGATTGTACGGAAAAACTGCTATTATTGACGTTATAACGTAGGCCTGATGAATAGTTTTGGGACTGTATGGTATCACCAGAAACTAAGTCAGCAAGACCATTGCTAGCTGAGTTTCTGTTGGTATTATCAATTGATGCAGTAGCAAAAACCTCTGGTCCACTAGACCAAAGGTAAACGCTTCCTTGGGTATCAAGCGTTAAATAATTATCATTAATATTACTGTCATGACTAAAGAACAGGTTGTTATTCTCGCCCGTAAAAGAGAAATTAGCTAAGCGCGACTGGTAATCTGCGTCCATACCAAAAATTGCTTGAGAAACTAAGCTGGAAGTAGGGTCACTTATGGTCAACTCTACATTGTCAGTATAAGTTTCTTCTATACCAAAAGTAGGCACAAACTGCCATTCTCCGGCCATGGTCGAAGTTGCAAAAATAGAGCATGTTAGCAATGTTAAAACATTGGTTAAGCGAATATTGCTAGTTTTTCTTACCGTAGCCATAGCCGTAATAGCCATACTCATCCTTTTTAGATCTTATTGTTTTATTCATTACAAAGCCTACTGCGATATCTTCATTTAATTGAGAAACCGCTTTTTTTACATCATCGACTTTTGTTTTTAACTCTTCAACAACAACTACTGCTTGTCCAACTAAGCTTGATAGTACAGGTGTCTCTGTAACGCCAAGTATAGGCGGACAATCAAATATAACAATACGGTCAGGGTAACGCTGGGCCAATTCTTCAGCTAATGAAGCCATTTTTGCACTGGCTAATAATTCATTGGTTAAATGATGTGGTTTACCCGCAGGAATTAACTTTAAATT
The sequence above is a segment of the Colwellia sp. 20A7 genome. Coding sequences within it:
- a CDS encoding TIGR03016 family PEP-CTERM system-associated outer membrane protein produces the protein MAITAMATVRKTSNIRLTNVLTLLTCSIFATSTMAGEWQFVPTFGIEETYTDNVELTISDPTSSLVSQAIFGMDADYQSRLANFSFTGENNNLFFSHDSNINDNYLTLDTQGSVYLWSSGPEVFATASIDNTNRNSASNGLADLVSGDTIQSQNYSSGLRYNVNNSSFSVQSALTYSTSRFEDNIGEYDGTSVYLNTNNNNNARLAFWQLNSSYSKREQNSLGLTRNGKQYSVDAKLGLITPVNFNPFIRFYDEDFSGNLGNQSQPTTSSWGPGFRWLISQHLQLDLSYNYVTDDEVSDDYVAASIQWDPSARTSLTAGYSQRFFGDSYNLNFQHRTKRLTNTITYDESLEVFDRNNFQQIDLGAFWCPTGSTIANIANCFAQTEQPNDSGFQLTNFFYLEPVESNEFSLNKRFAWNSKLQLARTSFTFSASGSRRESIESEVVDDTLSASFTINRRISGRSELTLLAKYDNNIYDKNNPAGSRQEDDYRTLSATYTKDLASSLSTHFTLQRVNRDSTIEQYTYNELRAIINVTKEF
- the prsR gene encoding PEP-CTERM-box response regulator transcription factor codes for the protein MEKVLIVDDDKGIQKQLKWSLSDYSPILAGDRESAIAAVRRHEPKVVTLDLGLPPDETNASEGLKALEEILAIAPHTKVIVITGNEDRVNALKAISAGAYDFYQKPIDADVINVIISRALTLANIESENRSMRAVTDSNIGIIGNSEAIDRLCTMVKRIAPTNITALLLGESGTGKEVTAKAVHLASDRVDKPFIAINCASIPETLLESELFGFEKGAFTGAHKTTKGKIECAEGGTLFLDEIGDMPFNLQAKLLRFLQEKIIERLGGREEIPVNVRVVCATNQNLEEMVANKEFREDLFYRVSEITLNIPPLRDRDEDVLILAKYFLQLYATEYKSNARSFSEDAIGAISAHKWPGNIRELQNKVKSAVVMSTGVQVTAFDLGFFDHSDTNYELSLNLRTVREQAESLAIQKAYALSEGNMSKTSELLGVTRPTLYSLIEKYELSINS
- a CDS encoding XrtA/PEP-CTERM system-associated ATPase; amino-acid sequence: MYESYYGFKEKPFQLSPDPRFFFATSHHQRALSYLQYGLDQGEGFIVITGPIGTGKTTIARNLLSSIGDENIVAAQLVTTKLSPDELLELVAAEFKIPLKSNSSKAEILRSIEAFLIQLHKQGKRALLLVDEAQNLPSETVEELRMLSNFQLDDKPLIQSFLLGQEELKDIIQAPNMEQFRQRIIASAHLKPLSVEEVKSYINHRLQQAGCKKEALFSDDSFELIHQKTLGVPRKINIFVDRLLLFGFLEEVSHFTVDNINEVAEEMSVELTGSLSSKTLENTQPKSAPATQQFVVNSSENVENIKEVLREVEEILEVNIKQKIKMARYVDKLLKQKNRQYAQEQVEKD